The segment GCGAATCGAGCGGCCTCGGGAAATAATCATGGTTGCCTTCAGCCGAATTCTGGATGTCGCTGGTGAACACGATCGGCGTCCGCGAAAGGAGCGGGTCGGCCTGCATCCGGGCGGCGAGCTCGAACCCCGAGCGGCCGGGCATGACTACCTCGAGCACCACCGCGCCGGGGCGCTCGCGCCGCATCAGCCCCATCGCCTTCAGCGGCTGATCACAGACGGAAGCCTGAAACCCGTTCTGCTTAAGAAGCGCCCCCACCTTGCCGGCGCGGGTGCCATCCGTATCAACGATCATCACCTTTATCTGTCTCGCAATTGACAAACCGAATTTTTCTCCTTCCGAATCATCGGCCCTCAGAGCGGTATCTTTATCTCCGCGATCCGGTAAAACTTCACGTCGCTTCCTTCTTTGATCACGATGCCTTTGTACTTCGAATTGAGCGGCTCGAGCACGATCTGGTTACCGCGTTTCATGAACCGCTTGATGGTGACTCCCTGCTCCGATTTGGCCAGCACGATGTCGCCCGGGTCGCACTGCAGGTTCGGCGACACCAGGAGATAATCCCCCTCCTGGAT is part of the Candidatus Abyssobacteria bacterium SURF_5 genome and harbors:
- a CDS encoding response regulator; the encoded protein is MSIARQIKVMIVDTDGTRAGKVGALLKQNGFQASVCDQPLKAMGLMRRERPGAVVLEVVMPGRSGFELAARMQADPLLSRTPIVFTSDIQNSAEGNHDYFPRPLDSRRLVETLKKLTAG